In one Brevibacterium sp. CBA3109 genomic region, the following are encoded:
- a CDS encoding NAD(P)/FAD-dependent oxidoreductase has translation MTDDVRILVVGAGIAGITVTQLLRRQGRHPVLIERSRVSETLTDDDHAGYMLALMPMVDPVFDDLGVREHYRENSVAIDRYAFHAHTGETLREDRLGRLLARYGEYRGIARGELIAVLSTGTCPVSFDSSLVSLAAADFAAEPAADSVPRPTRVEVRTGVHSEDNHLHSAEFDLVIIADGLGSHSRRLVPGGSSESSVDTAWGGWVAWAPADADTDQVDELWGEGFFLGAYPVKGRTGIFLGAPDPREPLGAKRFVTEVRSKLTTLSPRIDAALTAVAEAEDPYFWSLRDFRSAQWATGSTVLLGDAAAGFLPMAGIGAGMSMESARMLAASLESTSPARLPAALARFEAVQRPRVEQAQSTSRQLARLMFYLPGALAGLRGLIVKLVSVKTALAPIIDLLKHPARPEEVRSPEI, from the coding sequence GTGACCGACGATGTGCGCATTCTCGTCGTGGGCGCCGGAATCGCCGGGATCACGGTCACCCAACTGCTGCGCAGGCAGGGCAGACATCCGGTGCTCATCGAGCGTTCGCGCGTCTCAGAGACGTTGACCGATGACGATCATGCCGGATACATGCTCGCCCTCATGCCCATGGTCGACCCGGTCTTCGATGATCTCGGTGTCCGCGAGCACTATCGTGAGAACAGCGTGGCAATCGATCGGTACGCATTCCATGCTCATACCGGCGAAACGCTGCGCGAAGACCGTCTGGGACGTCTGCTCGCCCGCTACGGGGAATACAGAGGAATTGCCAGGGGAGAACTCATCGCGGTCCTGTCGACCGGCACCTGCCCAGTCTCCTTCGACTCATCACTGGTCTCCCTTGCTGCAGCTGACTTCGCAGCCGAGCCTGCAGCCGACTCGGTACCTCGCCCGACCCGGGTGGAGGTACGCACAGGCGTCCACAGCGAGGACAATCATCTGCACAGCGCGGAGTTCGACCTCGTCATCATCGCCGACGGTCTGGGTTCCCACAGCAGACGCCTCGTCCCGGGAGGCTCATCCGAGAGTTCGGTCGACACGGCGTGGGGCGGGTGGGTTGCCTGGGCTCCAGCAGATGCGGATACCGACCAGGTCGACGAACTCTGGGGTGAGGGCTTCTTCCTCGGTGCCTACCCGGTCAAGGGCAGAACCGGAATCTTCCTCGGCGCTCCAGACCCACGGGAACCTCTGGGCGCGAAGCGCTTCGTCACCGAGGTCCGCAGCAAGCTCACCACGCTGAGTCCCAGAATCGATGCGGCCCTGACCGCCGTCGCCGAGGCAGAGGACCCATATTTCTGGTCGCTCCGAGACTTTCGCAGCGCGCAGTGGGCCACCGGAAGCACGGTCCTCCTCGGAGATGCCGCGGCGGGATTCCTCCCCATGGCCGGAATCGGTGCCGGAATGTCCATGGAATCGGCGCGGATGCTCGCAGCATCGCTCGAATCCACCTCACCGGCGCGACTGCCCGCCGCGCTGGCCCGCTTCGAAGCCGTCCAACGGCCCAGGGTCGAACAGGCACAGTCCACCTCTCGTCAACTGGCTCGACTCATGTTCTACCTGCCCGGGGCTCTCGCCGGTCTGCGGGGGCTCATCGTCAAGCTGGTGAGCGTCAAGACTGCGTTGGCACCGATCATCGACCTCCTCAAGCACCCGGCCAGGCCGGAGGAGGTGCGCAGCCCCGAGATCTGA
- a CDS encoding amino acid permease, whose product MKSRHLQMIAIGGAIGTGLFLGSGGTISQAGPGGALLAYAAIGIMVLFVMQSLGEMSTHLPVAGSFHTYGSKYVSPSFGFAMGWNYWFNWAITLAAELVAAGVIMSFWMPNVPSWVWAAIFLALLTGLNFLSAKAFGEGEFWFAAIKVTAVLAFLVLGVLMIAGIIGGESPGMSNWTRDEAPFVGGWVSIISVFMIAGFSFQGTELVGVTAGESSNPRRDMPRAIRTVFWRIMLFYIGAIIIIGFLLPYSDPSLLAAAANEDVTASPFTLVFERAGIAVAASVMNAVILTAILSAGNSGLYASTRMLYAMAREGTAPRLFARLNERGVPVMALLATAVIGLFGFLSEVMGDGGAYTWLINVSGLSGFIVWVGIAWCHFRFRRAYLRQGYDLADLPYRAPLFPIGPIIALVMLVIVIIGQNVQAIVEGRVLEVASAYIGLPAFLLLWLIHRLVTGASSRTVGLDEMDVDGLEIKS is encoded by the coding sequence CTGAAGTCACGGCACCTGCAGATGATCGCCATCGGCGGTGCCATCGGCACCGGGCTCTTCCTCGGCTCCGGCGGCACGATCTCGCAGGCAGGACCTGGCGGTGCACTCCTGGCCTACGCCGCGATCGGGATCATGGTCCTCTTCGTCATGCAGTCCCTGGGAGAGATGTCGACCCATCTGCCCGTGGCAGGTTCCTTCCACACCTACGGCTCGAAATACGTCAGCCCCTCGTTCGGATTCGCCATGGGCTGGAACTACTGGTTCAACTGGGCGATCACGCTCGCCGCGGAACTCGTTGCGGCCGGAGTCATCATGTCCTTCTGGATGCCCAATGTCCCCTCCTGGGTCTGGGCTGCGATCTTCCTCGCCCTGCTCACCGGACTCAACTTCCTCTCGGCCAAGGCCTTCGGTGAAGGCGAATTCTGGTTTGCAGCCATCAAGGTCACCGCGGTCCTCGCGTTCCTCGTTCTGGGCGTGCTCATGATTGCGGGCATCATCGGCGGCGAGTCGCCGGGCATGAGCAATTGGACGCGAGACGAGGCACCGTTTGTGGGCGGCTGGGTCTCGATCATCAGCGTGTTCATGATCGCCGGCTTCTCCTTCCAGGGCACGGAGCTCGTCGGCGTCACCGCGGGGGAGTCGAGCAACCCGCGCCGCGATATGCCGCGAGCCATCCGCACCGTGTTCTGGCGCATCATGCTCTTCTATATCGGCGCAATCATCATCATCGGCTTCCTCCTGCCGTATTCGGACCCCTCGCTGCTGGCGGCGGCTGCCAATGAGGATGTCACCGCCTCACCCTTCACCCTCGTCTTCGAACGCGCCGGCATCGCCGTGGCCGCGTCTGTGATGAATGCCGTCATCCTCACCGCGATCCTCTCGGCCGGGAACTCCGGGCTGTACGCCTCGACCCGCATGCTCTATGCGATGGCCAGGGAAGGCACGGCGCCGAGGCTGTTCGCCCGACTCAATGAACGCGGAGTGCCCGTCATGGCGCTGCTGGCCACCGCCGTCATCGGCCTGTTCGGATTCCTGTCGGAGGTGATGGGTGACGGAGGGGCCTACACGTGGCTGATCAATGTCTCCGGGCTCTCCGGGTTCATCGTCTGGGTCGGCATCGCCTGGTGCCATTTCCGGTTCCGTCGTGCCTACCTCAGGCAGGGTTACGACCTCGCGGACCTGCCGTATCGGGCGCCGCTGTTTCCGATCGGGCCGATCATCGCTCTGGTGATGCTGGTCATCGTCATCATCGGCCAGAACGTGCAGGCGATCGTCGAGGGTCGGGTCCTCGAAGTGGCCTCGGCCTACATCGGACTGCCCGCCTTCCTTCTGCTGTGGCTCATCCACCGGCTGGTCACCGGCGCCTCCTCACGCACTGTGGGTCTTGATGAGATGGACGTCGACGGACTCGAGATCAAGTCCTAG
- a CDS encoding iron-siderophore ABC transporter substrate-binding protein: MRRILAPMLASVLLLAACGGSGGGEEEAASGVSVNTKFGSVEVPQDPQKVVALGWGDAETALALGVQPVGASDWVEFGGKGVGPWAQDLYDQAPEIIATMEPDFEKIAALEPDLILDTKSSGEQKRYDRLSEIAPTVGAPEGGDNYLTTMDQQVDLVSQALGREDEGKKVLKDLDKKFDAVRGAHPEFDGKSVSVAAKTSEGWGAYVEGSERVQFMEKLGFTQSKNVAALKPEGFTATVSEEKLNDLDADLLVAFPIYIPDTDITKDAAFKRIPAVEDGHALVLTEDLNDVRQAFSLNSVLSASYAADKMPELVADALK, from the coding sequence ATGCGCAGAATTCTCGCCCCCATGCTCGCCTCCGTACTCCTGCTCGCCGCCTGTGGTGGCAGTGGCGGTGGTGAAGAAGAAGCGGCCTCCGGCGTCAGCGTCAACACCAAATTCGGCTCAGTCGAGGTCCCGCAGGACCCGCAGAAAGTTGTGGCTCTGGGCTGGGGAGACGCTGAAACCGCACTGGCGCTCGGAGTGCAGCCGGTCGGGGCCTCCGACTGGGTGGAGTTCGGAGGCAAAGGCGTTGGCCCCTGGGCCCAGGACCTCTACGACCAGGCACCGGAGATCATTGCGACGATGGAACCCGATTTCGAAAAGATCGCGGCTCTCGAACCCGACCTCATCCTCGACACGAAGAGCTCCGGTGAGCAGAAGCGCTATGACCGCCTCTCAGAGATCGCCCCGACGGTGGGGGCACCTGAAGGTGGAGACAACTACCTGACGACAATGGATCAGCAGGTCGACCTCGTCTCCCAGGCTTTGGGCAGAGAAGACGAAGGCAAGAAGGTGCTGAAGGATCTCGACAAGAAATTTGACGCTGTTCGTGGGGCCCATCCGGAGTTCGACGGGAAATCCGTGAGCGTGGCCGCGAAGACCTCAGAAGGCTGGGGAGCCTATGTCGAAGGTTCCGAACGCGTGCAGTTCATGGAAAAGCTCGGATTCACACAGTCGAAGAATGTCGCGGCCCTCAAACCCGAGGGCTTCACCGCCACCGTGTCCGAGGAGAAGCTGAACGATCTCGACGCGGACCTGCTCGTGGCCTTCCCGATCTACATCCCCGACACTGATATCACCAAGGATGCTGCCTTCAAGCGGATCCCGGCGGTCGAGGATGGGCACGCCCTGGTGCTGACCGAGGACCTCAACGACGTCAGACAGGCATTCTCACTCAACTCGGTGCTCTCCGCCTCGTACGCGGCAGACAAGATGCCCGAGCTCGTCGCAGACGCACTCAAATAG
- a CDS encoding NUDIX hydrolase, translated as MHFSDYDTRLAGYAVIVNQDREILLSWFNGGKEPAHALWTLPGGGIEFHESIEAGTIREIKEETGFDAELVRPLTTHTFTEHRSNSSRRRSVSRPFKGVRIVYEARVTAGTLGTLEVDGTTDRAEWLAIDSLADVRHARIIDIGLDAWRAAL; from the coding sequence ATGCACTTCTCCGATTACGACACACGACTGGCCGGGTACGCGGTGATCGTCAACCAGGACCGGGAAATCCTTCTCAGCTGGTTCAACGGCGGCAAAGAGCCGGCCCATGCGCTGTGGACTCTGCCCGGCGGTGGAATCGAGTTCCATGAGAGCATCGAGGCCGGCACGATCCGCGAGATCAAAGAGGAGACGGGCTTCGACGCCGAGCTGGTGCGCCCGCTCACGACTCACACATTCACGGAGCACCGCAGCAATTCCTCCCGTCGCAGGTCGGTCTCACGTCCGTTCAAGGGAGTTCGGATCGTCTATGAGGCTCGCGTCACCGCAGGCACGCTGGGGACTCTTGAGGTCGATGGCACCACGGACCGGGCCGAATGGCTGGCCATCGATTCGCTGGCAGACGTGCGGCACGCCCGCATCATCGATATCGGCCTTGATGCGTGGCGTGCCGCACTGTGA
- a CDS encoding alpha/beta fold hydrolase has translation MTEIASRLIGSTGERIVFLHGLFGRGKNFTSIAKALEPDYSSLLVDLPNHGDSGWTEEFSYVDMADSVAALIAEVTDPDDLPVHLVGHSLGGKVAMILALRHPDLIDHLVVVDIAPTAGGSLGVFEHLLSSLAELDLDEIDSRTAADEALQEKIPEDTIRGFLLQNLRTTSAGYAWQPNLTLLHESLPAIGDFPETGEATFDGPVLWIAGETSDYVSRDDLPLMRSLFPRASLLTVKGSGHWVHSEQPQTFISSLRAFFARR, from the coding sequence GTGACTGAGATCGCCAGCAGACTCATCGGCAGCACCGGTGAGCGCATCGTGTTCCTCCACGGCCTCTTCGGCCGTGGCAAGAATTTCACCTCCATCGCCAAGGCCCTCGAGCCCGACTACTCGAGCCTGCTCGTGGACCTGCCCAACCATGGTGATTCGGGATGGACCGAGGAGTTCAGCTATGTGGACATGGCCGACTCCGTGGCCGCGCTGATCGCCGAGGTGACCGATCCCGATGACCTGCCCGTGCACCTGGTGGGGCATTCCCTGGGCGGCAAGGTCGCCATGATCCTGGCCCTGCGTCACCCGGACCTCATCGACCACCTCGTCGTCGTTGACATCGCTCCCACTGCAGGCGGCTCCCTCGGAGTGTTCGAACATCTGCTCTCGAGCCTGGCCGAACTCGATCTCGACGAGATCGATTCGCGTACCGCTGCGGACGAAGCCCTGCAGGAGAAGATCCCCGAGGACACGATCAGGGGATTCCTGCTGCAGAACCTGCGCACCACCTCGGCGGGGTACGCCTGGCAGCCCAATCTCACCCTGCTCCATGAGAGTCTGCCCGCGATCGGAGACTTCCCCGAGACTGGGGAGGCGACCTTCGACGGTCCCGTGCTGTGGATCGCCGGTGAGACATCGGACTACGTCTCCCGCGACGACCTGCCCCTCATGCGTTCCCTCTTCCCCCGCGCATCTCTGCTCACCGTCAAGGGATCGGGCCACTGGGTCCACTCTGAGCAGCCGCAGACGTTCATCTCCTCCCTGCGGGCGTTCTTCGCACGCCGATGA
- a CDS encoding sulfurtransferase, translating to MSTAIPADSTGKFADYADGSRLVSTEWVAKHTGEPGLVIVESDEDVLLYETGHIPGAVKIDWHTELNDTVTRDYVDGEGFAALMSAKGISRDDTIVFYGDKSNWWAAYALWVFSLFGHEDVRLMDGGRAKWQAEERELTTEKPRPEPTEYPVIDRDDTTLRAFLPEVRDSLGKRPLIDVRSPEEYSGERTHMPSYPEEGALRGGHIPSAASVPWARAANEDGTFKSAEELKAIYTDEAGLGTADEVIAYCRIGERSSHTWFVLQHLLGYSNVRNYDGSWTEWGNVVGVPITKGTEPGEVPSR from the coding sequence GTGAGCACAGCGATCCCAGCCGATTCCACAGGCAAATTCGCCGACTACGCAGACGGATCACGACTGGTCAGCACCGAGTGGGTGGCCAAGCACACCGGTGAACCCGGGCTGGTCATCGTCGAAAGCGATGAGGACGTCCTCCTCTATGAGACCGGGCACATCCCCGGCGCGGTGAAAATCGACTGGCACACCGAACTCAATGACACCGTGACCCGTGACTATGTCGACGGTGAAGGCTTCGCCGCGCTCATGTCCGCCAAAGGCATCTCACGTGATGACACGATCGTCTTCTACGGCGACAAATCAAACTGGTGGGCTGCCTACGCGCTGTGGGTCTTCTCGCTGTTCGGCCACGAAGACGTCCGCCTCATGGACGGCGGGCGTGCCAAGTGGCAGGCCGAAGAACGCGAACTGACCACGGAGAAGCCACGTCCCGAACCGACCGAATACCCGGTCATCGACCGTGATGACACAACCCTGCGGGCCTTCCTGCCCGAGGTCAGAGACAGCCTGGGCAAGCGTCCCCTCATCGACGTGCGCAGCCCCGAGGAATACAGCGGAGAGCGCACCCACATGCCCTCCTACCCCGAAGAGGGTGCACTGCGCGGCGGACACATCCCCAGCGCAGCCTCGGTGCCCTGGGCGAGGGCCGCAAACGAGGACGGCACCTTCAAATCGGCAGAAGAGCTCAAGGCCATCTACACCGATGAAGCCGGGCTCGGCACCGCCGACGAAGTCATCGCCTACTGCCGCATCGGCGAACGCTCGAGCCACACCTGGTTCGTCCTCCAGCACCTGCTCGGCTACAGCAACGTCCGCAACTACGACGGTTCCTGGACCGAATGGGGCAACGTCGTCGGTGTTCCCATCACGAAGGGGACCGAACCAGGGGAGGTGCCCAGCCGGTGA
- a CDS encoding SufE family protein, producing the protein MTADTHASEPENSDLPESLREIVADFAETESSDRLQLLLELATELPELPPRYSDHPELLEPVPECQSPIFLVTEVENPEQGEQAVVTLHFSAPPEAPTTRGFAGILHEGLNGQTAEVVLSIPADLPLRLSMTELVSPLRLRGMSGMLSRIQRQVSERIGKITGQ; encoded by the coding sequence ATGACTGCTGACACACACGCATCCGAACCCGAGAACTCGGACCTGCCGGAGAGCCTGCGGGAGATCGTTGCGGACTTCGCGGAAACAGAGTCCAGCGACCGACTGCAGCTGCTGCTCGAACTCGCAACCGAGCTGCCCGAGCTGCCACCGCGCTACAGTGATCACCCCGAGCTGCTCGAGCCGGTGCCCGAATGTCAGTCGCCGATCTTCCTCGTCACCGAGGTTGAGAATCCCGAGCAGGGGGAGCAAGCGGTCGTGACGCTGCACTTCTCTGCGCCTCCCGAGGCGCCGACGACGCGTGGCTTCGCCGGGATTCTCCACGAAGGGCTCAACGGCCAGACCGCCGAGGTGGTCCTGTCCATCCCCGCCGACCTGCCACTGCGCCTGTCGATGACCGAGTTGGTCAGCCCCCTGCGTCTGCGTGGGATGAGCGGAATGCTCTCCCGGATCCAGCGTCAGGTCTCCGAGAGGATCGGCAAGATCACAGGCCAGTGA
- a CDS encoding iron chelate uptake ABC transporter family permease subunit, producing MTGLATTASANSSEVSGQKASRALKVKRAVGLIVAILALVVVVLASLAIGTRDMPVSEVLGAFFDPNGSDDQLVVLELRLPRTVLGILVGMGLGLAGGLIQALTRNPLADPGILGVNAGASFAVAIGVGFFGITSINGYIWFAFLGALVATTGVYIIGSSGRNHSVDPIRLTLAGVAVAAVLTGLTKGILLTNERAFDAFRAWDVGAIAGRGFDTIYAVAPFIIVGIVLALFLAHSLNAVALGDDLAASLGTSVNRTRIITILAVTLLAGGATAAAGPIGFIGLMIPHIARWIVGPDQRWILSYSVILSPILLLISDVLGRVVMKPGELQVGVVTAFVGAPVLIALVRRKKASGL from the coding sequence ATGACCGGTCTCGCCACCACCGCCTCGGCGAATTCGTCTGAGGTGAGCGGTCAGAAGGCGAGCCGGGCACTGAAAGTCAAAAGAGCCGTCGGGCTCATCGTGGCGATTCTTGCATTGGTTGTCGTCGTGCTGGCGTCACTGGCCATCGGCACCCGGGACATGCCGGTCTCGGAGGTCCTCGGAGCGTTCTTCGACCCCAACGGCAGCGACGACCAATTGGTCGTATTGGAACTGCGGCTGCCCCGGACCGTTCTCGGCATCCTCGTCGGCATGGGACTGGGCTTGGCAGGTGGTCTCATCCAGGCTCTGACCCGCAACCCTCTTGCAGATCCGGGCATCCTCGGCGTCAACGCCGGAGCCTCCTTCGCGGTGGCCATCGGCGTCGGGTTCTTCGGAATCACTTCGATCAACGGCTACATCTGGTTCGCCTTCCTCGGCGCCCTCGTGGCCACGACCGGTGTGTACATCATCGGCTCCTCCGGTCGGAACCACAGCGTCGATCCGATCCGCCTGACCTTGGCGGGAGTCGCGGTCGCCGCGGTCCTGACGGGACTGACCAAGGGAATCCTGCTCACGAACGAAAGAGCCTTCGACGCCTTCCGGGCATGGGACGTCGGAGCCATTGCCGGTCGCGGCTTCGATACGATCTACGCGGTCGCCCCATTCATCATCGTCGGCATCGTCCTGGCATTGTTCCTGGCCCACTCGCTCAACGCGGTGGCACTGGGCGACGATCTGGCTGCCAGCCTGGGCACCTCGGTCAATCGCACCCGCATCATCACCATTCTCGCGGTCACTCTCCTGGCAGGTGGCGCCACCGCTGCCGCCGGGCCGATCGGCTTCATCGGACTGATGATTCCACATATCGCCCGCTGGATCGTCGGTCCGGATCAGAGATGGATACTGAGCTATTCGGTGATTCTTTCGCCCATCCTGCTTCTCATCTCCGATGTGCTCGGGCGTGTGGTGATGAAACCGGGCGAACTTCAGGTCGGCGTCGTCACCGCCTTCGTCGGGGCACCGGTGCTCATCGCCCTGGTTCGCAGAAAGAAGGCGAGCGGACTGTGA
- a CDS encoding FecCD family ABC transporter permease — protein MKSSNSPLGGATEFVPGRRALPGERINFGRPMLRAFGFRIDLRVVVTAGIVTLLALGCGFLGLLLGEFSLTPSEVFQGLFGQADKSIVNTVVGQWRAPRIIAGIVLGAGLGVSGAVFQSLTRNPLGSPDIIGFSTGAYTGGILTIIVFGSSFISTAFGAIIGGLLTAIVVYLLTWKGGVQGFRLIIVGIALTAMLNAFNTWLILRADLDLAMAAATWGAGTLNGMGWSTLLPAAIGTVLLALGCGLFSRGLGTLELGDDTAKALGVRNEPVRAGLILVAVALVAVVTAAAGPIAFVALAAPQIGRRIARSQGTSLLSAAAVGALLLVAADLIAQHALGETQLPVGVVTVCIGGIYLIWLLIQEARKAQ, from the coding sequence GTGAAATCGTCGAACTCACCGCTCGGTGGCGCCACTGAATTCGTTCCAGGACGCCGCGCCCTGCCGGGGGAGCGGATCAACTTCGGTCGCCCTATGCTGCGAGCCTTCGGCTTCCGCATCGATCTGCGCGTCGTGGTCACAGCCGGCATCGTCACGCTTCTGGCCCTGGGCTGCGGGTTCTTGGGACTGCTGCTGGGAGAGTTCTCGCTGACTCCCAGCGAGGTCTTCCAAGGACTGTTCGGCCAGGCCGACAAAAGCATCGTCAACACCGTCGTCGGGCAATGGCGGGCACCGCGCATCATCGCTGGAATCGTCCTTGGGGCGGGCCTGGGGGTTTCGGGCGCGGTGTTCCAGTCCCTGACCCGCAACCCTCTGGGCAGCCCCGACATCATCGGTTTCTCCACCGGTGCCTACACCGGCGGCATCCTCACCATCATCGTCTTCGGCTCCAGCTTCATCTCCACCGCCTTCGGTGCGATCATCGGCGGCCTCCTCACCGCCATCGTGGTCTACCTCCTGACGTGGAAGGGCGGCGTCCAAGGCTTCCGGCTCATCATCGTCGGCATCGCGCTGACTGCCATGCTCAACGCCTTCAACACCTGGCTGATTCTGCGCGCCGATCTCGACCTCGCGATGGCAGCAGCCACGTGGGGTGCTGGAACACTCAACGGCATGGGCTGGTCGACCCTCCTGCCGGCCGCCATCGGCACTGTGCTCCTTGCCCTGGGATGTGGTCTCTTCTCGCGCGGCCTGGGGACCCTGGAACTCGGCGATGACACAGCTAAGGCACTCGGCGTGCGCAATGAACCCGTTCGTGCCGGTCTCATCCTGGTGGCCGTAGCTCTCGTCGCCGTCGTCACGGCGGCCGCGGGACCGATCGCCTTCGTCGCCCTTGCCGCCCCGCAGATCGGGCGCAGAATCGCAAGATCCCAGGGCACTAGCCTGCTGTCTGCGGCGGCAGTCGGAGCGCTCCTGCTCGTGGCCGCGGACCTCATCGCCCAGCACGCTCTGGGCGAGACCCAACTTCCCGTCGGAGTCGTCACCGTGTGCATCGGCGGCATCTACCTGATCTGGCTCCTCATCCAAGAAGCTCGGAAGGCACAATGA
- a CDS encoding ABC transporter ATP-binding protein — MSISSDTTDTTDTTGTTGKAASVTAPLAARDLDLAYDHRQVIADLDVEIAAGKFTVIVGPNACGKSTLLRALARLMSPAKGTVLLDGGNIAQLKTKQIAKRLGLLPQTSIAPDGITVGELVARGRHPHQSFLKQWTDEDEVAVLSALRATNTEVLSSRQVDELSGGQRQRVWVAMVLAQETPLMLLDEPTTFLDLAFQIELLDLFAQLNNEHSHTFVAVLHDLNQACRYADEIIAMKNGAIVAQGAPAEIITSELVHQVFGIDCTVIDDPVTGAPMIVPGKPKKTFADR, encoded by the coding sequence ATGAGCATCTCATCTGACACAACGGACACTACTGACACGACGGGCACGACGGGCAAGGCGGCGTCGGTCACCGCTCCGCTGGCAGCCCGCGATCTCGATCTCGCCTACGACCATCGGCAGGTCATCGCCGACCTCGACGTTGAAATCGCAGCGGGCAAGTTCACCGTCATCGTCGGCCCCAATGCCTGCGGGAAGTCGACGCTGCTGAGGGCACTGGCCAGATTGATGAGTCCGGCGAAGGGCACGGTGCTCCTCGACGGCGGAAACATCGCACAGCTGAAGACGAAGCAGATCGCCAAGCGTTTGGGACTGCTCCCGCAGACCTCGATCGCCCCCGACGGCATCACCGTGGGTGAACTCGTGGCTCGCGGACGTCACCCGCACCAGTCGTTCCTCAAACAGTGGACTGACGAGGATGAGGTCGCCGTGCTCTCGGCGCTGCGTGCAACGAACACCGAAGTGCTGTCCTCTCGCCAGGTCGATGAGCTCTCCGGAGGTCAGCGGCAACGGGTCTGGGTGGCGATGGTGCTGGCGCAGGAGACGCCGCTGATGCTCCTTGACGAACCCACGACGTTCCTCGACCTTGCCTTCCAGATTGAGCTGCTCGACCTGTTCGCCCAGCTCAACAACGAACACAGTCACACTTTTGTCGCCGTCCTCCACGACCTCAACCAGGCGTGCCGATACGCCGATGAGATCATCGCGATGAAGAACGGTGCGATCGTCGCGCAGGGTGCACCGGCCGAGATCATCACGTCAGAACTGGTGCACCAGGTCTTCGGCATCGACTGCACCGTCATCGACGACCCCGTGACCGGTGCGCCGATGATCGTACCCGGTAAGCCGAAGAAGACCTTCGCTGATCGCTGA
- a CDS encoding DUF808 domain-containing protein has protein sequence MAGGLFALLDDVAALVKLSAASLDDVAAGASRAGVKAAGVVVDDAAVTPKFVEGVDPKRELPIIKRIALGSLINKILIILPIILLLSEFLPWLLTPLLMVGGTYLCFEGAEKIFEKFGWIEHHEEPKKESKHGKKNDGDSEKKIVRSAITTDFVLSCEIMVIALNEVASEALLPRAIILLVVALAITIGVYGSVALIVKMDDIGLHMAREDKPGTQKFGRFLVKAMPKLLGGLSVVGTFAMLWVGGHIILIGTDELGLHALYDFVHHLEQPVAMIPAVGGLLGWLVNTFFSLILGAIWGGIVAGIAIGITALMKSGRNDDKEAGVQKDQTSEQKISADTSSPAATSAGEAADAGSPTDHGAGPKPDYAPGQDKDSPKN, from the coding sequence GTGGCCGGTGGACTGTTCGCACTCCTCGATGATGTGGCGGCTCTCGTCAAACTCTCGGCGGCGAGCCTCGATGATGTTGCCGCGGGCGCATCACGGGCAGGAGTCAAAGCTGCAGGCGTCGTCGTCGACGATGCCGCAGTGACACCCAAATTCGTTGAGGGGGTCGACCCGAAGCGGGAACTTCCGATCATCAAGCGCATCGCCTTGGGTTCGCTGATCAACAAAATCCTCATCATCCTGCCGATCATCCTGTTGCTCAGCGAATTCCTCCCGTGGCTGCTGACTCCGCTGCTGATGGTCGGTGGCACCTATCTGTGCTTCGAGGGCGCAGAGAAGATCTTCGAGAAGTTCGGGTGGATCGAACACCACGAAGAACCGAAGAAGGAATCCAAGCACGGCAAGAAGAATGACGGCGACTCTGAGAAGAAGATCGTCCGCTCAGCCATCACCACAGACTTCGTGCTCAGCTGCGAAATCATGGTCATCGCCCTCAACGAGGTAGCCAGTGAGGCCCTGCTCCCCCGGGCCATCATCCTGCTCGTCGTGGCCCTGGCGATCACTATCGGGGTCTACGGTTCTGTGGCCCTCATCGTGAAGATGGACGACATCGGACTGCACATGGCACGGGAGGACAAACCGGGCACACAGAAGTTCGGCCGGTTCCTCGTTAAGGCAATGCCCAAGCTCCTCGGTGGGCTGTCAGTCGTCGGCACCTTCGCCATGCTCTGGGTCGGCGGACACATCATCCTCATAGGTACAGACGAACTCGGCCTCCATGCCCTCTACGACTTCGTTCACCACCTCGAGCAGCCCGTGGCTATGATCCCGGCCGTCGGGGGACTCCTCGGCTGGCTGGTCAACACATTCTTCTCGCTCATCCTCGGCGCCATCTGGGGAGGCATCGTGGCAGGAATCGCCATCGGCATCACGGCACTGATGAAGTCGGGGCGCAACGACGACAAGGAGGCTGGAGTGCAGAAAGACCAGACGAGCGAACAGAAGATATCCGCAGACACCAGCTCACCTGCTGCCACATCTGCTGGTGAAGCTGCAGACGCGGGTTCTCCAACAGACCACGGAGCAGGCCCTAAACCAGACTATGCCCCAGGTCAGGACAAAGACTCGCCGAAGAACTGA